From one Ursus arctos isolate Adak ecotype North America unplaced genomic scaffold, UrsArc2.0 scaffold_26, whole genome shotgun sequence genomic stretch:
- the DDX47 gene encoding probable ATP-dependent RNA helicase DDX47 isoform X1: protein MAAPEEHDSATEAPQPAVQEEETKTFKDLGVTDVLCEACDQLGWTKPTKIQIEAIPLALQGRDIIGLAETGSGKTGAFALPILNALLETPQRLFALVLTPTRELAFQISEQFEALGSSIGVQSAVIVGGIDSMSQSLALAKKPHIIIATPGRLIDHLENTKGFNLRALKYLVMDEADRILNMDFETEVDKILKVIPRDRKTFLFSATMTKKVQKLQRAALKNPVKCAVSSKYQTVEKLQQYYLFIPSKFKDTYLVYILNELAGNSFMIFCSTCNNTQRTALLLRNLGFTAIPLHGQMSQSKRLGSLNKFKAKARSILLATDVASRGLDIPHVDVVVNFDIPTHSKDYIHRVGRTARAGRSGKAITFVTQYDVELFQRIEHLIGKKLPVFPTQDDEVMMLTERVAEAQRFARMELREHGEKKKRPREDAGDNDDTEGAMGVRNKVAGGKMKKRKGR from the exons ATGGCGGCGCCCGAGGAGCACGATTCTGCGACAGAAGCGCCTCAGCCGGCGGTGCAGGAGGAGGAAACTAAAACGTTTAAAGATCTG GGTGTGACAGATGTGTTGTGTGAAGCTTGTGACCAGTTGGGATGGACAAAGCCCACAAAGATCCAGATCGAAGCTATTCCTTTGGCCTTACAAG gtCGTGATATTATCGGTCTGGCAGAAACTGGCTCTGGAAAAACAGGGGCCTTCGCTTTGCCCATTCTGAATGCACTGCTGGAGACACCCCAGCGTTTGTTTGCCTTAGTTCTCACGCCCACTCGAGAGTTGGCATTTCAGATCTCAGAGCAGTTTGAAGCCCTGGGGTCTTCTATTGGCGTGCAAAGTG ctgTGATTGTAGGTGGAATTGATTCAATGTCCCAATCTCTGGCCCTGGCGAAAAAGCCACACATAATAATAG CAACTCCTGGTCGATTGATTGACCACTTGGAAAATACAAAAGGTTTCAACTTAAGAGCACTCAAATACTTGGTCATGGATGAAGCAGACCGAATATTGAATATGGATTTTGAGACAGAA GTTGACAAGATCCTCAAAGTAATTCCCCGAGATCggaaaacatttctcttttctgctaCCATGACCAAGAAG GTGCAAAAACTTCAGCGAGCAGCACTAAAGAATCCTGTGAAATGTGCTGTTTCCTCCAAATACCAGACAGTTGAGAAATTACAGCAGTATTATCTTTTTATTCCCTCTAAATTCAAG GATACCTACCTGGTTTATATTCTCAATGAATTGGCTGGGAACTCCTTTATGATATTCTGCAGCACCTGTAACAATACTCAGAGAACAGCTTTGCTACTCCGAAATCTTGGATTCACTGCCATCCCCCTCCATGGACAGATGAGTCAG AGCAAACGCCTAGGATCCCTTAATAAGTTTAAGGCAAAGGCCCGTTCTATTCTTCTAGCAACTGATGTTGCAAGCCGAGGTTTGGACATCCCTCATGTGGATGTAGTTGTTAACTTTGACATTCCTACCCATTCTAAG GATTACATCCATCGAGTAGGTCGAACTGCTCGAGCTGGGCGTTCGGGAAAGGCTATCACCTTCGTCACACA GTATGATGTGGAACTCTTCCAGCGCATAGAACACTTGATTGGGAAGAAACTGCCTGTCTTTCCAACACAGGATGATGAGGTTATGATGCTGACAGAACGAGTGGCTGAAGCCCAGAGATTTGCCCGCATG